The sequence GTGATCGACTGATAGGTTTTGTCTCTTAGCATATTCAAACACACGTTACGTTTTGCATCTGTCGTTAGGTTAACAGTGCATATATACTTGGCCCAGACCTTGTCTATTGGCCGAGTGTATTTAGCACTTAAAACAAGGCAGATCATGAAACTGTGTTATTCCGCTTAATACTCACATTTCGTTCCTTAACCAACAGATGCTAGTTCACATTAGAAGCTTTCTCTATAGCTTTTTACTTTAAAGTAGCACAGTCTTGTAAAAAATCACATTAAATTTTAGTTAAGTACTAATTACCGATTTATTCTTCATTTTCTTTCTTGTAgagaatatttttcatttaaagtTAACTGTCAATGTAATACAAGTTAATTATCATTTATGATCATTTTTTACTAATTAAccatttttcttttcataatttaaatgttAGGCCAATTTGCGAGTTCATTGTGGTTATGGATCAGGTAAAGATATCAATTTATATCGTTCTCTTGGTTTATCAACTCAAAACATCTTTCTAGTTGGTAAAGTCTCTCGATCACAAGCATCAAATGGAACtgtaatttaatttataatttgtttgtttcatgtcattttatttgtttcttacATTTTTGTTAACTGTTCAATTTATtcgtaattatcagtataggggttgtggagatggaTGGGTCACTCGTCTTGTGTACACTCGATTGCTTTTTAACATAATAGTGTATATAATTTCTTTTGAACCAACTAACTATTTTATTTGCTTCCTTAAGATTCGAGGATAAACATATATACCTTAAAAGTAATGGATATCTCCCTGTCGTTTATAATGAGGTACCTCATCGTGGTACAGTTTTCTATGTAGGTAAGCTCATCAGCAACTGTGATCAATGCACTATATTGAGACCTTCAGCTTGCAAAAGGTTTTTGCATGCTGAATCAATTACAGGATTCACTTATATTGGCTTAAAAGCCAAGAACTTTAAATATTACCTTCGATTACACCAAGTGTAACTTGACGAATTTTCGATATAGAGAGATTTGTTGTAAATGTTTGAAATCAGTGAATAAGTAAAGCTCAGCTATGCAAACAAGGGGTCTTTGTACACAAAAGGTTTGGATTTACCCTTAAGAAGCCTGTGGTAATCCTATTGAAGTGTTTAGGTAAGTCAACACACAGGTGATCAAAATTACTTTCAGTAAATACTAGAATAAAAAGTCAAAGTCCGAACTCATCCAAGATTTAATCTTAAGGTATCTACCTTATAGACTGGTAGTAAGTTTTACAGCGGATTAATATTTGGGAATTTCATTACATGGTTTGGAGATAACTAAAGTGATATATATAGGCTCATAATTTTGCATGATGTTCTTATCTTCAGTTTTGAAATGGCATTTTTTATATGTCCGTGGTAGATTCCTGTTTCCATAGACAATATAAAGTTTTGGTTGAAGTGATAAAATTTGGATGCAATTTCCTTTACTCTATGACTTCTTAAAATCTTAGGGGAATTTACAATTAAACGAATCGTCTAAAGGTATTTATACTATTCagtttatcagtataggggttgtggagattattaattttttgattgagatcatgaaccgattgatgttagaccatcactgaaaatctggaagcactggatggccgtttcttcctagtgtgggacttctcagtagtgcgcatccacgatccatgtcgggtagagataggtatctacctcatcacaatggaagatggtcgcgcaatttcgtggatcggttgaggttagacattaacactattggatgccggctcagtggtccggTAGGTTAAgcaggtgtcattaccaaggtttgatttgataatttcgaataaattgagcattgggttgattgttataaataaaaataatatatttgtaatatcccaatgagtaaaaattggattttctgacgtttcgtgacttagtgtaagtcacttcctcagagaataaataaccaaattaaaattaatccaagtttaaatagtacaacggaacaatatttttatttataacggtaggttaagcgttcgcacacgagactcaaggccctgggtttgaatcctgcgagtggggtcgtggatgcgcactgctgaggagtcccacaataggaagaaacgaccattcagtgcttccagattttcagtgatggtctaacatcaatcggttcatgatctcagtcaaaaactatTTAGTTTGTTAACTTCATCATTAGTCCTGATCGTTCAAAAAAATTTCTATAAGTTTAGTAATGTTCACAACTAACAATTTCAATATCTCAGTTTACGTGTATTGGGGTATAACAACTGAACTCAATGTCTTTTGATGTCATAAAAATTGTCTGATTTATTGTACCACATGTGTATGTTTTTTCTCTATTATTTAAGCCATTATTACAAGGATACTCGTCGCACTTATCTTCGTTAATCAATGGTCATACCTTATCTCGACCTGCTGTCGGATCAATGAGTATAGCAGTGCGTTGTTGTCCTTTTGATTTACCGTCAGTTTATCCTTCGTCACCGTTATTAATGGAGTCTAATTTGCTTCGAAACAATTCTCTCAAATTTTCACCTCAATTAAGCCAacgattattatttaatgatgAAATAGAACAAAATACATTGTAATATTCCTAATACTTatcacttattattttattcaagtgATTCATCCATGTAAGCTTCAATGTTATAAAAAGATGAAATTTCAAACTATTTTTGAGGGTTAAATTATTTGTGTTTGTATATTGATCAACTGGTTTTCCCCCTATTTTCATCCGTACTATatcattttcaattttattgttgaaaaaACCTTTTAGTTTAATAACTGGCAAAGGTTTCCCATTTGCTTGTCACTAAAAAGCATTAATTCTAAAACTTTATCTTGTAAATCCTCGTTTTTTCGATGTTTCATACATTGTATTTAATCGCTCGGTTTTACAAGTAGCTTACACACTCGTCATTAACTCAGATTATAAATTACTCAAAGATCGTGATCATTTCTCATCGTCATCTTGTATTATTAATTAAGTGCAAATATATTACACAACTATGTTGCTCCTATCcaaatttttattgatatacGATAGTGTATCCATGCTTACCACTTTATTAAGCGAATATAATCTTTCTGTTGTcccattgaaatgaataaacatacTTTCCAATTAGTAAACTGTGATTTGGTTTTTTATCAACTACAAATTACACTTTTTTATGTTATTGACTAATTATTCCTACATTCTGTACAATTTATAATTGATGGTTAATTTGTTCACTTATAAAATTGACTCAGTTTctgttttataatatatttttcaatgttGTCAAAGTTGTGTTGAATTGGTTTCAAAGTTATATGATGTTAAATATGTTTTGGTTGTAAAATTCTCCTACAGATTCTAATTTTCTGTGGATCTAAAAAGTATATTTCCTGCGCATTTGTTTCAACCGATAATAAACTTATACGATTCATTCATGAATTTCTGATTGCTTATATGTTTTTTTCATAATAGTTATAATCACTAAGCATATGGAATGTAGGCAAATGATTAATTGAAGCCATTCTTACTCATATCAACAGAATACTAAACACTCAtgtataataatatattctaaaaataataattacagaattcacgccagtttacaggcatgatcaatttgatataaataataacattagaGGTACAGGACAAACACGTGATAGAAgatagttttaagtatactagctcagtaattgtttaggtagtacatttatgacatgtattacagcagtctaatgcatcagccggggacttttaattttttttaagtgGACAGCCTGTTTTATGAACGGAGCaattaaggtcatttcgtgtgccagaacgaattaatgataattatctacaactagagaaagtaAAATGAAAACCGAGAGCACAGAACAACAAAGCAATAATTACCAAACTATGCCACGAATGCGTTTCATGTCGAGCACTGTGAAAATTAGAGCGGaaagtatttattattgatGCCACAATGTTTATTGTGAAAGTTATTGCTATTGCAGGAAACTGCAGTCTTCTCAACGGTAAGCAGTTTAAATCGAGAAGTTCCTCCGCTTGCTCACATTAGTAATCACGATATCCTTATCAATGTAATTATATAAATTTTTTGAAGTTGCGAAGAATTATATTGGTTGAGACAAACTGTAAACAAGAAGTTTTCATATATGCCAACAATTCTTGGACAAATATTTTGTACTTCAAATggattaattttgttttttatgtCCACAAGATTGAATAAACAATCTGACAATAAACGGTCCAGTCGTTTACAACCGTCATTTGACAATCATCGTAGTAAATAATCATGCATCAATGTCTGGTTGTTTAGCATTTAATTTATCTCTACGGATCGTCGTAAACATGTTTATTACTGTTGATCTGAATATACAGTTTGGTTCAACAATTAGGGATCCTGGCATTTCTAAGTCTTTATAATGTAACATCAAATAACTTGGGTCAACATACATTAAATACCTTAACTTCTTAGCTCTCGAAACGAACACTCATGATGTGGGTATACTTAATATTCCACAGTCTAGGACCACCTATCGATCTGTCAACAACTGAAACTCTCTTCCAGTATGACTATAGATCCTATCGACAAACTATGAAGCCCAAATCATCTTTCTTTACTAGTTCATAAAGACCATATTTTTTATATGAGGTAGGCGATTGTTGCTTTCAGGTCAAATATACTGTAAGTCAGGATATTTACTGGCCTCTAAACTGATTAATTGGTACACGAAAAGTATCAGTCGTGGATGTAACAAATTGATTAATCAAAACAACTATAATATACAATATCATAATCTTGTGAAACATATAGTACCGACTGGGAATAGTTTCCAACGCCGATGTAATACTGCTGTTTAAAGTTGATAAGTTGTGGTCGAAATTTATTTGACATCATATCTGCAACTCTTTCTGTCACTTAATATGATGTTGTTTCACCAAAGAATAATGGTAACTGTCCATATAACAGAATTTGATTTGATGTGATATTATTGATGTTTGAAGTTATAATTGCAATATTCCTTAAGTGCTTTCATGATATGGCGGGATTGAATATATCATTTCGCGTAACCTCTTTCATAATTATTCGTCGCTATAAACATAAATGCTCTTGATCTCTTAGGTTTGGCCTTTTACAGATCTTAGTGATTGCTTCTGTGTGTTAAACTACGTTATTTGTGCTACTCGGATAGACAGTTTCTAGGATAGATTCGAATACCTTTTGAAGGATTCATAAACGTCTAAAAGTGGTATAACAACACTAAGCTAATTTATTCTTAACAGCCATAAATCACATGAGCCATGCCAACGAACATGTAAGATAAAATTTTCAGGAATGTTGTGCTATTTATTACGTTAAACTAGTTTAATCATCTTCTTCTGAGTGATATAACGACACCGGTCAGAAGCAGGATAATAAAATGTTGGTGCACAAATAAACGATTGTTGAATTGTAACAGAACTGTTTATTATAAAAGATGGCACTTCATATGGATGCTGCCTTACACTGATGAGCTGATAGCAGTATATGTAAGATCCGTTTTGAATGTTTTATGTGTGtttgaaaatccctccatgtatatacttgcactttgtccCTACTTATCCCCTTAGTTGttcattgttaactttttgattacatttgaattgttaatatttgtattttattatagtttttatttttattacgcgTTCACTAAGTCTCCATGTTTCTTCCccaactgcacttatgttgttttactttatacttagTCTTGTTGGCAGCTATATTGGTTTGTTCCtacttttgattgcttgacctgtgttgactggaattgtgcatttatggttgtgaattgaggcactcttccaCAATTGGAAACAATCTGTGTTATAAATcgaccaaatattatcttttgaacgaatctgtgcgcggtctatccagacaggatagactTACATTTATTTgatgtgattggtaattttcttgcatcatTTGTCAACTTCCttctttattgtaatttagatttcatcaattgaacaattaataGTTGGAAAGCTAaatggtcatatttgtttaggttgTAGCGTGCcgtcgagttgggattaactatgaacaccgctaccaagaaacacgtgccaaataaatcagaaggcgagggttgaacgtaaccaaagaaaacCATAAAATTTACGAGAAGTCaattatcagaaggcaattaatggaccaagtcgagttatatttgctggcgatctcgtggcatcgaaaggataccgagatcgtgccaggatacaaccttggttacagaaggtaaccgaattcgcgcgaagttacaatcgaagtgtcagtataagaatggaagcacaaaatagctgtcattagcacagtcaaacaaaagcacattaaaacaaacactggtacagttggttataataataattgtttttattaagccagtcgtgttctcgtgataaatgtgagtcactacaggagcccccgctagaaagggtttacactttcgataaatagcggtttgaatcgtgggactgatcggcttacgagcgattgtaggacggaagaattggcgaacaggaaagcgatcgttgatcgtcgagttgccaacgaaggtcgttttcggagaacggtaccaggagcgatgtgttgtatttattgcttgagttggcatgctacaccagagtggtttgtatccagaatctgaagagggcgttcgtaggagtgcgcaccagaaacgctgcagacgtaggacgaaaccacgttgagccgatgaaccagaagcgaccataacgaccgagttcgagaccaagcgtatgccaagcattcgaaaccaatatatcgactgagtgcgttgacaagagcgtgggtggccaatccagctttcgccaaagttgactgaagtcgacggaaccaaacggagatggtcgagggcgtgggctcaggaaacaaaaagaaaatcaaaaaaaagagaagagtgtagcatgcaagtagcataggaatattcctacaccgtatcggttgtcgactgtgcgactagtcgaggaagcgtacgggtaaacgtactcggcgaccggaacgtgagacggcagtctcgttcgcatcgcgtgagcctgcaatctcatccgaagtcaagggcggcgtggtctgctgatctggacgtgagactgtcgtctcgtccgtagacggtgcagatgacgcgtgctgttgactgggacgtgagagtgaggtctcaggtgtatctagcgtgggacctgaagatggtttgaggatcccgctagtaggtttgcttggtctagcattgaatctcaggttatcagatagggcactgtcatcgacgtgtgctggtttgagacgatcaatgctgacgatctcgacgcggccgtgtcgatcaaccttgaaggtcttttcgtgacgagcgatcacgcgaaaagggccttcgtaaggttgttgcaaaggtttgcgtaccgaatctactcgtatgaaaacatgtgaacaggtggataactctcgagggagagcgacctgtcgatgttgtattcgagttgacaccggaggcagcgttcgcataaatgcagacagtcgatggacgtagtctgatttagcgaaattaggtctgctccgtgatgtgaagaattctccgggcagacgcaatatcgtgccgtataccatttcagcggaggaacattgtatatctgccttcaagctcgttcgaatacctaagaggacgagcgataaggtttcgtaccagtcgtcgttctcgtgtgctcgtagagcacttttaagttggcaatgaaaccgttcaacttaaccatttgatactgggaggtagacgttaatgcgtatgcgtatgcattccgtaccaagcagccgggtcagcgaggagaataaataataggggaaaatttctcgaataaagcgtggaattcatcgtcacgcgaataaaaaagtaacaaggattcggtacacatacatgtgagtctattatattaatactattcttatcgttatccgtcatgtcgagtatattatatattaaatatgaaaatatacgacagacgtggatagataaatcatagactcaccgaattggcttctttggaagatttgaccagaagcagaggcgtgtttcaaaatacgggtcaccaattgtagcgtggcgtcgagttgggattaactatgaacaccgctaccaagaaacacgtgccaaataaatcagaaggcgagggttgaacgtaaccaaagaaaacCATAAAATTTACGAGAAGTCaattatcagaaggcaattaatggaccaagtcgagttatatttgctggcgatctcgtggcatcgaaaggataccgagatcgtgccaggatacaaccttggttacagaaggtaaccgaattcgcgcgaagttacaatcgaagtgtcagtataagaatggaagcacaaaatagctgtcattagcacagtcaaacaaaagcacattaaaacaaacactggtacagttggttataataataattgtttttattaaaccagtcgtgttctcgtgataaatgtgagtcactacaggagcccccgctagaaagggtttacactttcgataaatagcggtttgaatcgtgggactgatcggcttacgagcgattgtaggacggaagaattggcgaacaggaaagcgatcgttgatcgtcgagttgccaacgaaggtcgttttcggagaacggtaccaggagcgatgtgttgtatttattgcttgagttggcatgctacaccagagtggtttgtatccagaatctgaagagggcgttcgtaggagtgcgcaccagaaacgctgcagacgtaggacgaaaccacgttgagccgatgaaccagaagcgaccataacgaccgagttcgagaccaagcgtatgccaagcattcgaaaccaatatatcgactgagtgcgttgacaagagcgtgggtggccaatccagctttcgccaaagttgactgaagtcgacggaaccaaacggagatggtcgagggcgtgggctcaggaaacaaaaagaaaatcaaaaaagagaagagtgtagcatgcaagtagcataggaatattcctacaccgtatcggttgtcgactgtgcgactagtcgaggaagcgtacgggtaaacgtactcggcgaccggaacgtgagacggcagtctcgttcgcatcgcgtgagcctgcaatctcatccgaagtcaagggcggcgtggtctgctgatctggacgtgagactgtcgtctcgtccgtagacggtgcagatgacgcgtgctgttgactgggacgtgagagtgaggtctcaggtgtatctagcgtgggacctgaagatggtttgaggatcccgctagtaggtttgcttggtctagcattgaatctcaggttatcagatagggcactgtcatcgacgtgtgctggtttgagacgatcaatgctgacgatctcgacgcggccgtgtcgatcaaccttgaaggtcttttcgtgacgagcgatcacgcgaaaagggccttcgtaaggttgttgcaaaggtttgcgtaccgaatctactcgtatgaaaacatgtgaacaggtggataactctcgagggagagcgacctgtcgatgttgtattcgagttgacaccggaggcagcgttcgcataaatgcagacagtcgatggacgtagtctgatttagcgaaattaggtctgctccgtgatgtgaagaattctccgggcagacgcaatatcgtgccgtataccatttcagcggaggaacattgtatatctgccttcaagctcgttcgaatacctaagaggacgagcgataaggtttcgtaccagtcgtcgttctcgtgtgctcgtagagcacttttaagttggcaatgaaaccgttcaacttaaccatttgatactgggaggtagacgttaatgcgtatgcgtatgcattccgtaccaagcagccgggtcagcgaggagaataaataataggggaaaatttctcgaataaagcgtggaattcatcgtcacgcgaataaaaaagtaacaaggattcggtacacatacatgtgagtctattatattaatactattcttatcgttatccgtcatgtcgagtatattatatattaaatatgaaaatatacgacagacgtggatagataaatcatagactcaccgaattggcttctttggaagatttgaccagaagcagaggcgtgtttcaaaatacgggtcaccaattgtagcgtggcgtcgagttgggattaactatgaacaccgctaccaagaaacacgtgccaaataaatcagaaggcgagggttgaacgtaaccaaagaaaacCATAAAATTTACGAGAAGTCaattatcagaaggcaattaatggaccaagtcgagttatatttgctggcgatctcgtggcatcgaaaggataccgagatcgtgccaggatacaaccttggttacagaaggtaaccgaattcgcgcgaagttacaatcgaagtgtcagtataagaatggaagcacaaaatagctgtcattagcacagtcaaacaaaagcacattaaaacaaacactggtacagttggttataataataattgtttttattaaaccagtcgtgttctcgtgataaatgtgagtcactacaggagcccccgctagaaagggtttacactttcgataaatagcggtttgaatcgtgggactgatcggcttacgagcgattgtaggacggaagaattggcgaacaggaaagcgatcgttgatcgtcgagttgccaacgaaggtcgttttcggagaacggtaccaggagcgatgtgttgtatttattgcttgagttggcatgctacaccagagtggtttgtatccagaatctgaagagggcgttcgtaggagtgcgcaccagaaacgctgcagacgtaggacgaaaccacgttgagccgatgaaccagaagcgaccataacgaccgagttcgagaccaagcgtatgccaagcattcgaaaccaatatatcgactgagtgcgttgacaagagcgtgggtggccaatccagctttcgccaaagttgactgaagtcgacggaaccaaacggagatggtcgagggcgtgggctcaggaaacaaaaagaaaatcaaaaaaagagaagagtgtagcatgcaagtagcataggaatattcctacaccgtatcggttgtcgactgtgcgactagtcgaggaagcgtacgggtaaacgtactcggcgaccggaacgtgagacggcagtctcgttcgcatcgcgtgagcctgcaatctcatccgaagtcaagggcggcgtggtctgctgatctggacgtgagactgtcgtctcgtccgtagacggtgcagatgacgcgtgctgttgactgggacgtgagagtgaggtctcaggtgtatctagcgtgggacctgaagatggtttgaggatcccgctagtaggtttgcttggtctagcattgaatctcaggttatcagatagggcactgtcatcgacgtgtgctggtttgagacgatcaatgctgacgatctcgacgcggccgtgtcgatcaaccttgaaggtcttttcgtgacgagcgatcacgcgaaaagggccttcgtaaggttgttgcaaaggtttgcgtaccgaatctactcgtatgaaaacatgtgaacaggtggataactctcgagggagagcgacctgtcgatgttgtattcgagttgacaccggaggcagcgttcgcataaatgcagacagtcgatggacgtagtctgatttagcgaaattaggtctgctccgtgatgtgaagaattctccgggcagacgcaatatcgtgccgtataccatttcagcggaggaacattgtatatctgccttcaagctcgttcgaatacctaagaggacgagcgataaggtttcgtaccagtcgtcgttctcgtgtgctcgtagagcacttttaagttggcaatgaaaccgttcaacttaaccatttgatactgggaggtagacgttaatgcgtatgcgtatgcattccgtaccaagcagccgggtcagcgaggagaataaataatagggaaaatttctcgaataaagcgtggaattcatcgtcacgcgaataaaaagtaacaaggattcggtacacatacatgtgagtctattatattaatactattcttatcgttatccgtcatgtcgagtatattatatattaaatatgaaaatatacgacagacgtggatagataaatcatagactcaccgaattggcttctttggaagatttgaccagaagcagaggcgtgtttcaaaatacgggtcaccaattgtagcgtggcgtcgagttgggattaactatgaacaccgctaccaagaaacacgtgccaaataaatcagaaggcgagggttgaacgtaaccaaagaaaacCATAAAATTTACGAGAAGTCaattatcagaaggcaattaatggaccaagtcgagttatatttgctggcgatctcgtggcatcgaaaggataccgagatcgtgccaggatacaaccttggttacagaaggtaaccgaattcgcgcgaagttacaatcgaagtgtcagtataagaatggaagcacaaaatagctgtcattagcacagtcaaacaaaagcacattaaaacaaacactggtacagttggttataataataattgtttttattaaaccagtcgtgttctcgtgataaatgtgagtcactacaggagcccccgctagaaagggtttacactttcgataaatagcggtttgaatcgtgggactgatcggcttacgagcgattgtaggacggaagaattggcgaacaggaaagcgatcgttgatcgtcgagttgccaacgaaggtcgttttcggagaacggtaccaggagcgatgtgttgtatttattgcttgagttggcatgctacaccagagtggtttgtatccagaatctgaagagggcgttcgtaggagtgcgcaccagaaacgctgcagacgtaggacgaaaccacgttgagccgatgaaccagaagcgaccataacgaccgagttcgagaccaagcgtatgccaagcattcgaaaccaatatatcgactgagtgcgttgacaagagcgtgggtggccaatccagctttcgccaaagttgactgaagtcgacggaaccaaacggagatggtcgagggcgtgggctcaggaaacaaaaagaaaatcaaaaaagagaagagtgtagcatgcaagtagcataggaatattcctacaccgtatcggttgtcgactgtgcgactagtcgaggaagcgtacgggtaaacgtactcggcgaccggaacgtgagacggcagtctcgttcgcatcgcgtgagcctgcaatctcatccgaagtcaagggcggcgtggtctgctgatctggacgtgagactgtcgtctcgtccgtagacggtgcagatgacgcgtgctgttgactgggacgtgagagtgaggtctcaggtgtatctagcgtgggacctgaagatggtttgaggatcccgctagtaggtttgcttggtctagcattgaatctcaggttatcagatagggcactgtcatcgacgtgtgctggtttgagacgatcaatgctgacgatctcgacgcggccgtgtcgatcaaccttgaaggtcttttcgtgacgagcgatcacgcgaaaagggccttcgtaaggttgttgcaaaggtttgcgtaccgaatc comes from Schistosoma haematobium chromosome 3, whole genome shotgun sequence and encodes:
- a CDS encoding hypothetical protein (EggNog:ENOG410W0X4); the encoded protein is MVYGTILRLPGEFFTSRSRPNFAKSDYVHRLSAFMRTLPPVSTRIQHRQVALPRELSTCSHVFIRVDSVRKPLQQPYEGPFRVIARHEKTFKVDRHGRVEIVSIDRLKPAHVDDSALSDNLRFNARPSKPTSGILKPSSGPTLDTPETSLSRPSQQHASSAPSTDETTVSRPDQQTTPPLTSDEIAGSRDANETAVSRSGRRVRLPVRFLD